Proteins encoded by one window of Azospirillum thiophilum:
- a CDS encoding SLC13 family permease, whose translation MKAATAAAFPVLLLPSPTLAAEAGHVAYATGGGAQATVGLLLVALFGLLIAEVCHKTLAAAAIVGTMLVISAATPLKIMDFTVAAQAVDWNVIFLLGSMMAIVSILIETRVFDWLNARMVRWAGGRPGVLANIVITATALLSAFADNVTTVLFLAPVVSKAARSLRLSVWALAMPMIMAANIGGTATLIGDPPNVIVGVASGLTFMDFIAFLAVPIIVMIVALCALSAVWYRRDLAGSHADEAAGEEVELRDPEVLVWTLGMVGLTFLGFFTHSLTHLPVGVIAFGGAVLAMLGRHAILRRRLGAKAADHAFAHCFERGIEWLTLGFFIFLFMAISAAEHTGLIASAAARLQDLVEAVSAGLGLGLQAKLLMAGLLILLFSAVASAVVDNIPYTIAAVTIVRVLVAGFSAEFEETGMAAADIGLMTNMLWWSLALGACLGGNGTLIGASANVTTVGILEKDGHHMPFVAFLTFGVPVMAMTVLIAAVYLACYVYVGPVRTNVIGAAALALLATLAAARHLARRPLRALPATVEQPD comes from the coding sequence ATGAAAGCAGCCACGGCGGCGGCGTTTCCGGTCCTTCTGCTGCCCTCCCCCACCCTTGCGGCCGAGGCCGGACATGTCGCCTACGCCACCGGCGGCGGCGCCCAGGCGACCGTCGGGCTGCTGCTCGTCGCGCTGTTCGGGCTGCTGATCGCCGAGGTCTGCCACAAGACCCTGGCAGCCGCCGCGATCGTCGGGACGATGCTGGTCATCTCGGCGGCGACGCCCCTGAAGATCATGGATTTCACGGTGGCCGCCCAGGCGGTCGACTGGAACGTGATCTTCCTGCTCGGCAGCATGATGGCCATCGTCTCGATCCTGATCGAGACGCGGGTGTTCGACTGGCTGAACGCCCGCATGGTGCGCTGGGCCGGGGGGCGGCCCGGCGTGCTCGCCAACATCGTCATCACCGCCACCGCCCTGCTCTCCGCCTTCGCCGACAACGTCACCACGGTTCTGTTCCTGGCGCCGGTCGTCTCCAAGGCGGCGAGGAGCCTGCGCCTGTCGGTGTGGGCGCTGGCGATGCCGATGATCATGGCGGCGAACATCGGCGGCACCGCCACGCTGATCGGCGACCCGCCCAACGTCATCGTCGGCGTGGCCAGCGGCCTGACCTTCATGGACTTCATCGCCTTCCTGGCCGTGCCGATCATCGTCATGATCGTGGCGCTCTGCGCGCTGTCCGCCGTCTGGTACCGCCGCGACCTCGCCGGATCCCATGCCGACGAGGCGGCCGGCGAGGAGGTGGAGCTGCGCGACCCCGAGGTGCTGGTCTGGACGCTGGGCATGGTCGGGCTGACCTTTCTGGGCTTCTTCACCCACAGCCTGACCCACCTGCCGGTCGGCGTCATCGCCTTCGGCGGCGCGGTGCTGGCCATGCTGGGACGCCATGCGATCCTGCGGCGGCGACTCGGCGCGAAGGCGGCGGACCACGCCTTCGCCCATTGCTTCGAGCGCGGCATCGAGTGGCTGACGCTTGGCTTCTTCATCTTCCTGTTCATGGCCATCAGCGCGGCCGAGCACACCGGGCTGATCGCCAGCGCCGCCGCCCGGCTGCAGGATCTGGTGGAGGCGGTGTCGGCGGGGCTCGGGCTCGGGCTCCAGGCGAAGCTGCTGATGGCCGGGCTGCTGATCCTGCTGTTCAGCGCGGTCGCGTCGGCGGTGGTCGACAACATCCCCTACACCATCGCGGCGGTGACGATCGTGCGGGTTCTGGTGGCGGGCTTCTCGGCCGAGTTCGAGGAGACCGGAATGGCCGCGGCGGACATCGGCCTGATGACAAACATGCTGTGGTGGTCGCTGGCGCTGGGGGCCTGCCTGGGGGGCAACGGGACGCTGATCGGGGCGAGCGCCAACGTGACGACCGTCGGCATCCTGGAAAAGGACGGCCATCACATGCCCTTCGTCGCCTTCCTGACGTTCGGCGTGCCGGTGATGGCGATGACGGTGCTGATCGCGGCCGTCTATCTCGCCTGCTACGTCTATGTCGGGCCGGTCAGGACCAACGTGATCGGGGCGGCCGCCCTTGCCCTGCTCGCCACGCTGGCCGCCGCCCGGCACCTCGCCCGCCGCCCGCTGCGCGCCCTGCCGGCGACGGTGGAACAGCCGGACTGA